The sequence below is a genomic window from Lolium perenne isolate Kyuss_39 chromosome 7, Kyuss_2.0, whole genome shotgun sequence.
gccctctctatttgtcaattgcccaactgtaatttgttcacccaacatgctatttcttattggagagacaccactagtgaactatggaccccggtccattcttttacatctaaaatacaatcaactgcaatctctgttctctgttgttcttcacaagcaaacatcattctccacaccatacgtttaatcctttgtttatagcaagccggtgagattgacaacctcactgttaagttggggcaaagtattttggttgtgttgtgcaggttccacgttggcgccggaatccctggtgttgcgccgcactacactccttcaccaacaaccttcacgtggccttcatctcctattggttcgacaaccttgatttcatactgagggaaacttgctgatatacgcatcacaccttccacttggggttcccaacggacgtgtgcttcacgtgtTATCAACCGTTGAGGCACAGTTGGGAAAATAGCTGAGAGTCAAATTGTTATACTTGCAAGATTTGCAGGGAAGCCCGGACCAAATCCCGTTGAAGACCTCAAGATGATGAGAATCAAGCAAGAAGACAGAGTGCCTGAAGAGCTGAACTATAGCAATGCTCCATCAACGGACTATTCCGTGGAAGACCTTGTGAAGATGATAATTGTCAAGAATCCCGGAATTGAACAAGGTAACGGTACTATTACCAGCAATTTATTCATGAAGTAGCATGCAAAGTATGTGAGATAGAACAACAATATAAGAAGCTTGCTGAAAAACTCCCAACTAAGTTTGATGATATATTTGAGCCCACTACTAAATTCATATTGGAGTAAATGAGGTTGTTGCActttgtgatattggtgcaagcgtttCAAGTATTCCAAAGAGAAACAACTGAGCTAAGACTTCACTTAGCGGATTCAACTTATAAACAAGCTGTAGGAATTAAAAAAATTGTGGTAGGAATTTAAGGATCTCCTCCTCTTATTGATCTTGTTATAGTGGGCATGCCTGAAGATCCTATAGCTCTTGTAATCTTAGGAAGGCCATTTCTTAGAACTATTAAAGATCTAATCACTTTGCATGAAAGGAATGTGAGAATTAGAATACCATCCAAAAAACCATTTGTAGTTCACTTTCCTAGAAAGAAAAGGACCAAGCATGGTGACGATGGGATCATCACCTTAAAAGCTAATTACTTTGGAGTGGGTGTTCCACTTCCAAAACCAAAATGAACACCATTTGGTCCAAGATAATTGACCTGAACTAGAAGCGCTTCATGGAAGGCAACCCATGCTTAATAAAGTTTTCCTTTACTCATTTTTGTTTAAGTTTTTTTTAATAAAGAGTGGTCATGAGATCCTTTGGAAAAGAGGAGAAGAAATAGGTGTCTATACCTTTCGATTTGATATACTAATATATGGGCATTTTACAATTTTATATATTGTTATTTTTCCTTAGTAATTTTCGAGGTAATGTTGATGTGCAAAGGCGTGTACAAAGATGCAAAGAAATATCAAGTTTTGGAGGTTACAGAGAAAATAGCGACCACTAGTACAGTGGGACGCGCCCATGCCACTTCACGACTAAAAGATGGAAATAAGCAAATTAGTGTCGAAGAGTACAAAGAAGATGGCGACCACCCGTACGGGGGGACCTTCCCGTACCGACCGCCCGTACCAGCTTTGAAAAAGTTGCAATTTTTTGGAATTGTTACAAACAAATAGATACCACCCGTATGGGGGATTATGCCCGTATCGAGTGCACATCCATAGATCGATCTCGATCCTATAGCGTAAGTGCTCAGTACGGGCGGGATGTGTCTGTACCCCAGTACCTCAAATGGTCCGACCAGGCCATCACTCTCGATTGCCGAGATCAGCCGACGGTCTTGCCCAGGCCCGAGGGCTATGCCATGGTCCTTGACCCGACTTTCGGCACGGACCATCGCAACATCCGCTTCTCGCGGGTTCTCattgacggcggcagcagcatcaacatcctgtaCTGCGACACCGCTCGGAAGCTGGGCATCCAAAAGAGCCAGCTGAGCCCCACTCCCACCATCTTCCACGACATTGTGCCGGGGCACTCCTGCAAGCCAATCGGCCGGATCCGGCTGGACGTCATGTTTGGCAAGCCGGAGCACTTCcacaccgagaagatcgagttcgaggtggtggacctggtCAGTCCCTACCATGCTCTCCTCGGAAGGCTGGTTCTAGCcaggttcatggcggtgccccactatgggtacctgaagatgaaaatATCGGGCCCTAAAGAGGTCATTACCATCGCTGGTGATTATCGCCGGTCTATGGATTGTGCCACCTAGAGCTCTAAGATGGCTCAGACGCTGGTCATTGCTGCAGATAAGCACCAGATCGAGGACGCGGTCGCCATGCCCAAGGCGGCGTGATACGTcttcaatgtatctataatttcttatgttccatgcttgttttatgacaatacctacatgttttattcacactttatatcatttttatgcattttccgagactaacctattaacaagatgccgcagtgccagttcctgttttctgctgtttttggtttcagaaattctacacaggaaatattctcggaattggaccaaacaaaatcccacggtcttattttccacggagtcttccagaacaccgaagaggagacgaagaggggccacgaggtggccacaccatagggggcgcggccccacccctggccgcgccgccatatggggtgggcccctcgagcgtcccccgactatgccccttcgcctatataatccttccgtcgggaaaaccctatcaccgagagccacgatatgagaaaagttccagagatgccgccgccgtcaaccctacctcggggggttcagaagatcgcctccggcaccctgccggagaggggaatcatcaccggagggctctacatcaccatgcccgcctccggactgatgcgtgagtagttcatccttggactacgggtccatagcagtagctagatggttgtcttctcctcttgtgccatcatgtttagatcttgtgagctgcctatcatgatcaagatcatctatttgtaatgctacatgttgtgtttgttgggatccgatgaatatggaatactatgtctagttgattattgatctatcatatatgttatttatgttcttgcatgctctctgttgctagtagaggctctggccaagttgatacttgtgactccaggagggagtatttatgatcgatagtgggttcatgtctccattgaatctgggggagtgacagcaacccctaaggttgtggatgtgctgttgccactagggataaaacatcaatgctttgtctaaggatatttgtattgtttacattacgcacagtacttaatgcaattgtctgttgtttgcaacttaatactggaagcggtgcggatgctaacccgaaggtg
It includes:
- the LOC127315588 gene encoding uncharacterized protein, encoding MVLDPTFGTDHRNIRFSRVLIDGGSSINILYCDTARKLGIQKSQLSPTPTIFHDIVPGHSCKPIGRIRLDVMFGKPEHFHTEKIEFEVVDLVSPYHALLGRLVLARFMAVPHYGYLKMKISGPKEVITIADKHQIEDAVAMPKAA